One region of Nycticebus coucang isolate mNycCou1 chromosome 10, mNycCou1.pri, whole genome shotgun sequence genomic DNA includes:
- the ZNF175 gene encoding zinc finger protein 175 isoform X1: MPADGSLSQRPQVLGPEEQDSLCENSVSFEDVAVDFSREEWQQLDPAQRHLYQDVMLEMYNHLFSVGCHIPSPEVIFRIVKGQELWMEGAELPPQRDHEGKFGLTTPQQEISEKASVVGEVTRDGSWCSILEELWWEADQTKGDQQNQIPLTCHGGVFNKKTLNTERDHEDKNSERIIHMKPHLLSSQRSQKCCSFAKSLKSNPKVNGQNQSNATPQLDDIVECGQLFTQTSSMACSKNIHTGEKFCKDNQYRKVCGHKQSLTHHQIHAQEKRNECTECTQISHLTQQGIHNVKSIHECSKFGKAITLQPKLNVSLTEHTGNIPYVCKECGKVFIQKSELITHQKTHTRKKPYKCHDCGKAFFQSLSLFRHQRTHSREKLYECSECGKGFVQNSTLTIHQKIHRGERQYACSECGKAFTQKSTLSLHQRIHSGQKAYVCIECGQAFIQKAHLVVHQRSHTGEKPYHCQSCGKSFISKSQLDIHHRIHTGEKPYECSDCGKTFTQKSHLSIHQKIHTGERHHICSECGKAFNQKSILSMHQRIHSGEKPYKCSECGKAFTSKSQFKEHQRIHTGEKPYVCTECGKAFNGRSNFHKHQITHTRERPFVCYKCGQAFIQKSELITHQKTHIGEKPYECRDCGKSFSKKPQLNVHQRIHTGERPYVCSQCGKAFNNRSNFKKHQTTHTRDKTYKCSYSVKGLTKKSIPSTSAYS; this comes from the exons ATGCCTGCTGATGGGAGTTTATCCCAGAGGCCCCAGGTCCTGGGTCCAGAGGAGCAGGACAGCCTGTGTGAG AATTCAGTGTCATTTGAAGACGTGGCCGTGGACTTTAGCAGGGAGGAGTGGCAGCAACTGGACCCTGCCCAGAGACACCTGTACCAGGACGTGATGCTAGAGATGTACAACCATCTCTTCTCAGTGG GGTGTCATATTCCCAGCCCAGAAGTCATCTTCAGGATAGTAAAAGGACAGGAACTATGGATGGAGGGGGCCGAACTCCCACCTCAGAGGGATCATG aagggaAGTTTGGGCTCACAACCCCACAAcaggaaatttctgagaaagcTTCTGTGGTGGGTGAGGTCACAAGAGATGGTTCATGGTGTTCCATTTTAGAAGAACTTTGGTGGGAAGCTGACCAAACAAAGGGAGATCAGCAAAACCAAATTCCACTCACATGTCATGGTGGTGTCTTCAATAAGAAAACATTGAACACAGAGAGAGATCATGAAGATAAGAACTCTGAGAGAATCATTCACATGAAGCCCCACCTTCTTTCTTCACAAAGATCTCAGAAATGTTGTTCATTTGCAAAAAGTTTGAAGTCTAACCCAAAAGTAAATGGTCAAAATCAAAGCAATGCTACACCACAACTTGATGACATTGTTGAGTGTGGTCAGCTATTCACCCAGACCTCTTCCATGGCTTGTAGCAAGAAtattcatacaggagagaaattCTGCAAAGATAATCAATATAGAAAAGTCTGTGGCCATAAACAGTCACTCACACACCACCAAATTCATGCTCAGGAGAAGCGAAATGAGTGTACTGAATGTACCCAGATATCACACCTCACCCAGCAGGGGATTCATAATGTAAAAAGCATTCATGAATGCAGCAAATTTGGAAAAGCTATCACCCTACAACCAAAACTCAATGTGTCTCTAACAGAACATACAGGTAATATACCCTATgtatgtaaggaatgtgggaaagtCTTTATTCAGAAATCAGAATTAATTACACACCAGAAAACTCACACCAGAAAGAAGCCCTATAAATGCCATGATTGTGGAAAAGCCTTTTTCCAGAGTTTATCTCTCTTTAGACATCAGAGAACTCACAGTAGAGAAAAACTCTATGaatgcagtgaatgtgggaaagGCTTTGTCCAGAACTCAACCCTTACCATACATCAGAAAATTCATAGAGGTGAGAGACAGTATGCatgcagtgaatgtgggaaagccttcaccCAGAAGTCAACACTCAGTTTGCACCAGAGGATCCACTCAGGGCAGAAGGCCTATGTGTGTATCGAATGTGGGCAGGCCTTCATCCAGAAGGCACACCTGGTTGTACATCAAAGAAgtcacactggagagaagccttACCATTGCCAGAGCTGTGGGAAATCCTTCATTTCTAAGTCACAACTTGACATACATCATCGAATTCATACAggggagaaaccttatgaatgcagTGACTGTGGAAAAACCTTCACCCAAAAGTCACACCTCAGTATACACCAGAAAATTCATACTGGTGAAAGACACCATATATGCAgcgaatgtgggaaagccttcaacCAGAAGTCAATACTCAGCATGCATCagagaattcactctggagaaaAGCCTTACAaatgcagtgaatgtgggaaagccttcactTCTAAGTCTCAATTCAAAGAGCATCAGCGAATTCACACAGGTGAGAAACCCTATGTATGCACTGAGTGTGGCAAGGCTTTCAATGGCAGGTCAAATTTCCATAAACATCAGATAACTCACACTAGAGAGAGACCCTTTGTCTGTTACAAATGTGGGCAGGCTTTCATCCAGAAATCAGAGTTGATTACTCATCAAAAAACTCACattggagagaaaccttatgaatgccGTGACTGTGGAAAATCATTCAGTAAAAAACCACAGCTCAACGTGCACCAGCGAATTCACACAGGAGAGAGACCTTATGTGTGTTCTCAATGTGGGAAGGCCTTCAACAACAGGTCAAATTTCAAAAAACACCAAACAACTCACACCAGAGACAAAACTTACAAATGTAGTTACTCCGTGAAAGGACTTACCAAGAAATCAATTCCTAGTACATCAGCATATTCATAA
- the ZNF175 gene encoding zinc finger protein 175 isoform X2: MLEMYNHLFSVGCHIPSPEVIFRIVKGQELWMEGAELPPQRDHEGKFGLTTPQQEISEKASVVGEVTRDGSWCSILEELWWEADQTKGDQQNQIPLTCHGGVFNKKTLNTERDHEDKNSERIIHMKPHLLSSQRSQKCCSFAKSLKSNPKVNGQNQSNATPQLDDIVECGQLFTQTSSMACSKNIHTGEKFCKDNQYRKVCGHKQSLTHHQIHAQEKRNECTECTQISHLTQQGIHNVKSIHECSKFGKAITLQPKLNVSLTEHTGNIPYVCKECGKVFIQKSELITHQKTHTRKKPYKCHDCGKAFFQSLSLFRHQRTHSREKLYECSECGKGFVQNSTLTIHQKIHRGERQYACSECGKAFTQKSTLSLHQRIHSGQKAYVCIECGQAFIQKAHLVVHQRSHTGEKPYHCQSCGKSFISKSQLDIHHRIHTGEKPYECSDCGKTFTQKSHLSIHQKIHTGERHHICSECGKAFNQKSILSMHQRIHSGEKPYKCSECGKAFTSKSQFKEHQRIHTGEKPYVCTECGKAFNGRSNFHKHQITHTRERPFVCYKCGQAFIQKSELITHQKTHIGEKPYECRDCGKSFSKKPQLNVHQRIHTGERPYVCSQCGKAFNNRSNFKKHQTTHTRDKTYKCSYSVKGLTKKSIPSTSAYS; this comes from the exons ATGCTAGAGATGTACAACCATCTCTTCTCAGTGG GGTGTCATATTCCCAGCCCAGAAGTCATCTTCAGGATAGTAAAAGGACAGGAACTATGGATGGAGGGGGCCGAACTCCCACCTCAGAGGGATCATG aagggaAGTTTGGGCTCACAACCCCACAAcaggaaatttctgagaaagcTTCTGTGGTGGGTGAGGTCACAAGAGATGGTTCATGGTGTTCCATTTTAGAAGAACTTTGGTGGGAAGCTGACCAAACAAAGGGAGATCAGCAAAACCAAATTCCACTCACATGTCATGGTGGTGTCTTCAATAAGAAAACATTGAACACAGAGAGAGATCATGAAGATAAGAACTCTGAGAGAATCATTCACATGAAGCCCCACCTTCTTTCTTCACAAAGATCTCAGAAATGTTGTTCATTTGCAAAAAGTTTGAAGTCTAACCCAAAAGTAAATGGTCAAAATCAAAGCAATGCTACACCACAACTTGATGACATTGTTGAGTGTGGTCAGCTATTCACCCAGACCTCTTCCATGGCTTGTAGCAAGAAtattcatacaggagagaaattCTGCAAAGATAATCAATATAGAAAAGTCTGTGGCCATAAACAGTCACTCACACACCACCAAATTCATGCTCAGGAGAAGCGAAATGAGTGTACTGAATGTACCCAGATATCACACCTCACCCAGCAGGGGATTCATAATGTAAAAAGCATTCATGAATGCAGCAAATTTGGAAAAGCTATCACCCTACAACCAAAACTCAATGTGTCTCTAACAGAACATACAGGTAATATACCCTATgtatgtaaggaatgtgggaaagtCTTTATTCAGAAATCAGAATTAATTACACACCAGAAAACTCACACCAGAAAGAAGCCCTATAAATGCCATGATTGTGGAAAAGCCTTTTTCCAGAGTTTATCTCTCTTTAGACATCAGAGAACTCACAGTAGAGAAAAACTCTATGaatgcagtgaatgtgggaaagGCTTTGTCCAGAACTCAACCCTTACCATACATCAGAAAATTCATAGAGGTGAGAGACAGTATGCatgcagtgaatgtgggaaagccttcaccCAGAAGTCAACACTCAGTTTGCACCAGAGGATCCACTCAGGGCAGAAGGCCTATGTGTGTATCGAATGTGGGCAGGCCTTCATCCAGAAGGCACACCTGGTTGTACATCAAAGAAgtcacactggagagaagccttACCATTGCCAGAGCTGTGGGAAATCCTTCATTTCTAAGTCACAACTTGACATACATCATCGAATTCATACAggggagaaaccttatgaatgcagTGACTGTGGAAAAACCTTCACCCAAAAGTCACACCTCAGTATACACCAGAAAATTCATACTGGTGAAAGACACCATATATGCAgcgaatgtgggaaagccttcaacCAGAAGTCAATACTCAGCATGCATCagagaattcactctggagaaaAGCCTTACAaatgcagtgaatgtgggaaagccttcactTCTAAGTCTCAATTCAAAGAGCATCAGCGAATTCACACAGGTGAGAAACCCTATGTATGCACTGAGTGTGGCAAGGCTTTCAATGGCAGGTCAAATTTCCATAAACATCAGATAACTCACACTAGAGAGAGACCCTTTGTCTGTTACAAATGTGGGCAGGCTTTCATCCAGAAATCAGAGTTGATTACTCATCAAAAAACTCACattggagagaaaccttatgaatgccGTGACTGTGGAAAATCATTCAGTAAAAAACCACAGCTCAACGTGCACCAGCGAATTCACACAGGAGAGAGACCTTATGTGTGTTCTCAATGTGGGAAGGCCTTCAACAACAGGTCAAATTTCAAAAAACACCAAACAACTCACACCAGAGACAAAACTTACAAATGTAGTTACTCCGTGAAAGGACTTACCAAGAAATCAATTCCTAGTACATCAGCATATTCATAA